Proteins from one Puntigrus tetrazona isolate hp1 chromosome 10, ASM1883169v1, whole genome shotgun sequence genomic window:
- the hnrnpdl gene encoding heterogeneous nuclear ribonucleoprotein D-like, with protein sequence MQAEEQGDFSTDEFPEGSKINASKNQQDDGKMFIGGLSWDTSKKDLSDYLSKFGEVLDCTIKTDPMTGRSRGFGFVLFRDAESVDKVLELKEHKLDGKLIDPKRAKAMKGKEPPKKVFVGGLSPDTSEEQIREYFGAYGEIENIELPMDTKTNERRGFCFVTYVSEDPVQQLLENRYHQIGSGKCEIKVAQPKEVYRQQQGRADRGFGGGRGGFRGRGRGQGQGYNQGYNNYYGQNYGGYGNGYNQGYNGYSGYDYSGYNYQNYGYGQGYDDYSGQQSSYGKASRESGNHQNSYQPY encoded by the exons ATGCAGGCAGAAGAGCAAGGTGACTTCAGCACCGACGAGTTTCCAGAAGGCTCCAAAATAAACGCGAGTAAAAATCAGCAGGATGACGG gAAAATGTTCATTGGTGGACTCAGTTGGGACACAAGCAAGAAAGACCTTTCTGACTACCTTTCCAAGTTTGGAGAGGTCCTCGACTGCACCATCAAAACAGACCCCATGACCGGACGCTCCAGGGGCTTCGGCTTTGTGCTCTTCAGAGATGCTGAGAGCGTTGATAAG GTGTTAGAGCTGAAGGAGCACAAGCTGGATGGGAAGTTGATTGATCCCAAAAGAGCCAAAGCCATGAAGGGCAAGGAGCCCCCCAAGAAGGTGTTTGTCGGCGGTCTGAGTCCAGACACATCTGAGGAACAAATCCGGGAGTACTTTGGAGCTTATGGAGAA ATTGAAAACATTGAGCTCCCCATGGACACCAAAACAAACGAAAGGCGGGGATTTTGCTTTGTGACATACGTTTCAGAGGATCCCGTTCAACAGCTCCTGGAGAACAGATACCATCAAATTGGATCAGGAAAG TGTGAAATCAAAGTAGCCCAGCCTAAAGAAGTTTACAGACAGCAGCAGGGCAGAGCGGACCGAGGATttggaggaggacgaggaggctTCCGAGGCCGTGGAAGAG GACAGGGCCAGGGCTATAATCAAGGATACAACAACTACTACGGCCAGAACTATGGAGGCTACGGCAATGGATACAACCAGGGCTATAACGGCTATTCTGGCTATGACTATTCAGGATACAACTATCAGAATTATGGCTATGGACAAGGCTATGATGATTACAGTG GTCAACAGAGCAGCTATGGCAAGGCTTCACGGGAAAGTGGAAACCATCAGAACAGCTACCAGCCGTATTGA